AAATTCATCACCACCGAGTCGAAACAACTTTTGTGTTTTGTTAGTCAATAATTCACTTAATTTTTTGGCGACTTCTATGAGCAATTGGTCACCTGCTGCATGTCCATAGGTGTCATTAATTTTCTTGAAACCATTTAAATCAAGCATCATGACAGTGAGCTCATCAATCGAGTTCTTTTTGCAGCCTTGAATATACTGGTTGAAACAGTATCGGTTTGAAATTCGAGTAAGAGAGTCGGTTAATAAAAGGATCTCAGCCTCTTGTTTAGCCAAAATAAAATCTGTTATTTCGAGTGCGGAACATTCAATTTCACCATTGATTACTTCACTGCGATTGATCTTATAATAACGCTTTTCATTATTAATGAGCAGAGAGTATTCAAAACTCTCAGTTGACGGGCAATTGATTAAACCATTGATGAATAGCTTTAGTTCAGCGCTAATACTTTTTCGAGGGATCAGATAAAATATTTCTGTAAACTTGCTGTTAGAACGTAAAACTCTTCCAGTTTCAATATCAATTACGAAAAGACTTACTTGGGTAATATTGTAAGTTCTGGAGTGCTTCTCTTCGCTTAACTTTAACTGAGTTATCGAGTCTTTTAGCTTGATTCTCATGGTTTCTAATGACTTGAATATCGTCGTTATTTCTAAGAACTTTGAGTCAGTTTTAGAAGGGGTATAGTAGTCACCATTCGCTATTTGAAATGCAAATTTTTGTAATTGGCTAAATGGTGTTTTAAGGGCGCCTAATATAATACGGTTGAAGACGAGTGAAACAGATAACAGGAGTATTACCAAAATGGCAATGCGCGGGACAATCGTTGTTATGATCCCATTTTTAAACGCGTTGTTATCTTTTACTACGGTAAGAGTACCCACCTGCTGTTGGTGAATATCGGAGATTGGGTACGTTATGACTTCTGTATGTTGAGATTCTATTTGGTCATTAATCACTTCAGCCATTGTCATTGCGTAAAGCATAGACTCGAGCTTTACCGACACAACGTAATCCAACTGAGAAATTTGTGTAGTGACGAGCTCAGCAGCAAGAAGGTCGAATTGAGCTAGTGCTTTTTTTGAATCTAGAATCTGCTGCGAAACGACTCGCTCATACAGTTTACTTTTTACTTCATGTTCAATATAAAGATCTTTAGCGATGTCTAAGCCACCAAAGACAACGATTGGAATCATAGTCAATAGTAAGTAAACGGAGATAACGTAAGAAGATAGTTTTTTCATATGATTTAACTTTGACAATTTTGCGCAATTCTCTGAGAAATAGCGTTATTTTTGCCTTTTAGCTCGATAATTAATTTGTCTACGATTTTTTTATCTTCAGGGCTAAGCTTTGGTGTGTTTGGATTAACTATTACGTTAATGACACCTTGCTTGATACCAAAATGTTTTCTGTTCCCGTTCCAGATTTCATTTTTAAGCTGCATAAGGGCTGCAAATACTGCTATATCGACTTTCTTCTCCAATGAAGCTAATGACGTGTGCGGATACTTGTCCGAATAATTATAATCCACGCCAAAACTGTAACTAGGCTGACCGTTTTCAGTTCTCTCTTTCACGGCATCCATTACCCCTACGCTAGAATACCCAGCAGCAGGGTAAATAATATCAATCCCGCTATTTAGCATGTCCACACTCATTGAATGAGCCGTATGTGTATCACTCCACGAAAGTGCACCATTGTTAATATATTGTGTACTCAAAATGACCCTAGGGTTTGAATCTTTTATGCCCAGTTCAAAACCACATTTAAAGTTATTGATCACTGGTATGTCTAAACCTCCAATGAAACCAACTTTATTGGACTCGGTTTTCATGCCTGCAAGGTAACCTATAACGTAGCTTCCTTCAGCATGGTTAAAGGTTAATCCCAGTATATTTGGAACATGATAAGAAATATCAAGTGAAATGAATCGAGTAGAAGGATGCTGACGTGCAATGCGACCAAATGAATTAATGGTATTGGAATCTTGAACAATGATTGGGCTATACCCTTCAGAAGCCGCTTTATTAAGTTCTTCTACATAAAGAGCATTATCTCTTTCTATTCGTATTCTTTTAACGGTGACACCCGTTTGTTCTTCAAACCTTGAGATACCATTGTTTATTAACTGCGAATAAGAACCTTTGTAGAGTTCGGCAGGAAATAACACTAAAGGCTTGAATGCTTGAGTGGTGGCTAAGGCTGTTGGAGATGCGACTAAAGCGGATATTAAGATGGTAGGTAGTCGTCTATTTGGAGGACTTTTACATAACCTGTTGACCAATTTTTGAAGTTTTAAAATACCATCTGATTTCATTTTATGAGCATCTATTCTTTATAGTAATTATTGATAATACTTATTGCCCACTGAAATTATGTAGGGGCATTTATGCCACTAGTTTATTAACACTTGCCAGTTATAACAATGATCTCTGTCGCATAATTATAATTTACGGGCGCATATATTGCAAAATAATGTGATCTGTATTCTAAGGGTAAGTCTGGATTTAGAAAAGCGTTACGGTGGTGTTTTTTGCGCTGCACCCGAAATTGTATTATTCCGCTTTGACCGGCTGAATTGTAGTGCCTGATCCCTCAGGCTTTAGTCCCAACTTATTACTGAGTAAAGTCATACTAATTGTCGCTATTGCAATGACGGCTGCAATAATAGTGAAGCCATTCTCTATATTGTTTGTGTGTGCGAGAAAAGCAATAAGAACATAACTCAAACTTTGTACAGAGGTAGCGAACATGCCAAGCCCACCATCCACACGACCTCTTTGGGATATATCTACCTTGTGGTGCATCCAGTTAGTTCGAGCAATACGAATTAAAGCATTAAAGAAACCGAAGCCAAGAGTTAATACCACAATATAGATTGGCTGCATAAAGCTCGCCATTAATATCAACACCACGGTTAATGCCAGCATAGAAAATTGCATGATTCTTGGGTGAGAAGCTATATTCAAAATCTTCGCAACAAAAACACCCGTTAATAAAGACCCTAACCCGAAAGCCATGTTATACCAAGCCACCCAATCACCTGAAACGCTTTGAGCTGCGAACCAAATAGGAACAAGTTTTCCTAAAAATGTGAGAGTTGGGTATGCCAAGCAAGACAGTAAAATGAATGCGTAAAAAGTAAGGTTTTGACTATAGATAGTTTTACTTTCTTTAAGTTGTTCTATGAAAGCGACGCGTTTCGTAGTTCTGATTTGCTTGCGATAAGGGGTAAAGTAATAACAGATGGATGCAATACTGGATGCAATTGCCGCAAATAAAGAAAATTCAAACATTCCCCACATTTCAAGTAATACAATGCCTAGCGCACCAGCACCAAGCGTTGTGCCTTGCATTACAATTTCCTGATAACTGGAGATTTTAGCGTACTCATTTTTGTCGTAGTTTTCCTGTGTGAAGGCATTATTGGTATGCCAAGCAACATTACTCGACACCCAAAAAATGAGTTGAGATAAAGCGAGCAGCCACATATTACCTAGGTCTAACGCATAAGCCAGCATGATTAGGGCAGCAGTAGACGCTTGGACTGCCTGAGCTGAAATTAGAATGAGTTTGCGCGATTGTCTATCAATAATAGTGGCAAAAAATGGTGTGACGATAAATGAGATACTTGTACAGACTAGCGCGGTGAGAGCAACAAATGTCCCCATGTTTGGTTCCTTGAGCATTAACCACGGTAACGCCAGCATGAATAACCCTGAGCTTATCCCATCAAAAAATCGTCCTGTTAAGTATGGTAGTGTTTTATTTTTCATTATTTTCCCTATCAAATGTGACCAACTGGTTTATCCCTTTTATTTAAAATTCACTTTAATACTTAAAGTTAACTTTAAGTAAAGTGATATTTATAGTTTTTGGGAATAGAGGAATACCTCACATCTGACTAATATATTTATCGCGTTTATTTTGATGGAGAGATAAAGAAGCATGTTAGATAAAAAGGACTGCACGTTTACACGTTCAGTCCTTATATTTGGGTAGGTTGCCCTCTATTAAATATCCATTTAGTACCTTTAAGCTCAGGCGGAAAAATTCAATATCGAGGGTTCAGTTTGGTAATCCTATATTCAAAGACGGGCAGTGAATTCTAAATTTCAAAATCAAACTTTATATAATAAGTTCTACCAATTTCTGTATCTTCATAATCTTGTTCAGACTTATCTAGGCGTTCATCGGTTAGGTTAGTTATACCAGCTTTAACCGTGAAGTTACTGTTGATGTTATATGAACCGCCAAGGGACACTATTGAGTATGAATCTAGGTTGTCTCCACCCGAGTCTTTCTGTTCTCCCGTATAGTTCACCCCAGTGAAAAAAGACAGATCTTTACTTGCAGCCCAGTGGACATTTAAGTTAGCTAACCATTCTGGCGTGTATGAAATATCAGAATCATCTTCAGTGTCTTTAGCATCGGTATAGGTAGCATTAGACACTAGAGACCAGTTTTCAGATAAATCGAGCTCACCTTCTAGCTCTACCCCCTTCGTTTCAACACGATCAACATTTTCATACTGAATGATGGTTGAAGAACCATCGAAGAATGGGTCAAGATCCCGGTCTATTAAGTTTTTAACGTCATTGAAGAAGAGTGTTGCTTGAATATATCCACGTTCTGCGTAGTACATACTTGATAATTCATAGGTTTTTGACGTTTGAGCTTCTAAATCTGGGTTGCCGATTAAGGTACAGCGCCCACCACAACTGACGAGTGAGAAGTCTTCAGATGACTGGAAAATCGTTGGTGCTTTAAAGCCTTCCCCATAACCACCTTTAAAAGTGAAATTATCGATACCGTTATAGACAAGGTATGCCCTAGGACTAAAGTCATTTCCAAATTGGTTATTATGAGTAATACGCCCACTTAAGGTTGCGGTGAGATCCTCGGTGACGGATATTTCATCCTGAATATAAATGGCGTTCTGAGTCACTGAGCGGCTGCTTGTGTAATCCCTTTCATTTTCAATGCTGGTATAAGACATCTGCCCACCCGCAGAGATCACTTGGCTATCAAGTTCGGTTAAAACAATTCGACCATCGACGGTATGATTATTCTGGGTCATATCCGCTTCATCGACCATTGGATGGAAGTTGTTTTCGCTCACTTCTGAATTCTCATAGAAATAAGAGAGATCGGACTCTCCCCAGTCCCAGTCTCGTTTATAACCAAGAGTAGACGTTAGTTTTTCACTGTCATAGTCACTTTCAAATACAGAGTTTAAATGGCTGTAATAGCTGTACTCTTTTCTATCATCGTCAGCAAAGAGTAGATCAAAATATATCTCATCTTCATAGGTGGGCAGCCAAGTTAAGCTAGCTCGGAGCGTTTTTCGATCTTGCTGTGCTTGTGGGCTGAAGTTTGCCCCTGCATTGCTTGGGAACCAAGCATCTTTATCACTAATATCCAATGACATGGTGTAAAGGAGTACGTCAGGAATGATAGAGCCAGTGACAAAAACATTACCAATTTTCAGTTCCCCACTCGCGTTAGGGGCTAGAGTGTTGCCGCTGCTATTTTCAGGAGTGCTATAAGTCAGGCTACCTGCTACATAGGTATCATTTTCAGGTTTTTTAAGAATAACGTTAACCACACCGCCAATCGCTTCACTACCATAAAGGGAAGACATAGGACCGCGTACCACTTCTATTTGTTCAACAGAACTCAGTGGGATACTGGACAAATCATACCCTGCACCACGGATAACGGTTTCACTAGAACTGACTCGACGTCCATTCACTAAGAAAAGGGTGTAATTACCATTTGAAGAGTTCTGATTATGCAGACCTCGAATGATAATTTTAGATTCACTGCCGGTGCTTTTGGAAATGTGAACACCAGCAACACTTTCTAACGCTGTTGTAATGTCTGTTGCAGGTAGCTTATTAATTTCTTCATTGGTAATCACCGAAATAGAAGCGGGTGCATCTTTAATGGAGGTTTCATTTTGTGACGCAGTCACGACCATCACATCCACTGTATTTGCGAAAACAGAAAGTGGGAGAACAGTTGAAAGGCTTAGCGCCACTGCTAGGCTTAATTGATATGGTTTCATAACATTCCTTTAAGAATTATCCTTAGTTTGTATTTGTATTTGATTTGGATTTCGTAAATAACGAAGTTAACCCTTCGGCTAGCATGACCTGCCAACTGAAGTAGTCATGACCACTCGCGGCTTCTTGTAAATGTACCGAGTACCCTTTCGACTTGAGGGTTTGATAAAGCTGACGATTAGTCTCAAGAATGCTGTTTGGATGAGGCTTGATTTCAAACACTCCAGCAGTTAGATATATGTCGATGTCTTTTTGGGGTTGGGATCGAGCGAGTTGAGCGACCCAATTGTCGTGTTCTTTATAAAGAGCTAGTTCAGATTGAGGAGCCCACCAAAAGGAGCCTGATTGACTGAGCACCTTTCCAAAGCGTTCTGGGTGCTGAAGTGAAATGAACATAGATGCCAACCCTCCAAAACTTGAACCCGACAAAATAGTGTCCTCAGCTTTAGGGCAAATCTCCCAGCGTAGACATAGCCATGGCATCAACTCATTTGCCATGAACGCGGCATAAGCTTTGTTCGGGGTAAGTTCTTTTTCTCGAAGGCTGGGAACAGGAGTGTTAACAAAGATGGCCCTCATTGGTGGGGCTTTTTTCTGTGCGATTAAGTTGTCCAAAATGAGTGGCGTAGGCACTTTTTCTAGATAGGCATCCCCATCAAACAAAATCAAAAGTGGTGCATCTTTCGCTGTTTGATAGGTTTCATTCGGTTCATAAAATGTGACTTTTCTCGGTAAACCCCCGTTCTCACCTTGATAGATATGGTTGAAGAGTTTTCCTTCAGGGTTTCGTAATGGTTTGGTAATGGCATCACTTGGAGCTTTGGAAAGAGTGACGGTTGACGCTAATCCAAATAAATTGTCATCAGCACCATATGTTGCTTGCTGGTTTAGTGGATCAGGTTGGGCTGTAGCAAGTACTGCTCTTCTTTGCTCTCTTCCTTTTTTGTCAATAATTTGAGGGACGTTAGGTGCGATTCGATAAGAGAGACGAGTGTCGGCTGGTACTTCAAAAGAACGGAACCAAATATTACTTTTACCTAACTGACTTAGGTGCGCATGTCCACCGTAAGGAGAGCCAAGAACTCTGACATTATTGACAGGTCCCTTGTAAAGAAAGGTGACGATAGCCGTGTTGTTTTCCGTATATTCAACAAGCGGTGCGCCGCCATTGGTATTCACGTATTGCCAGAATTTAGTTTCAGTATCGGTTAGGTTTTGCTGAATTTGATGCGCCATTTCCTGAATCTTCGGGCTAACTGAATTTTCTTCAGGTGATACGTATTGAGTGTCCTTTAGCGGAATGGTTTTGAGCAGAACTTCGACATTGGTACTAGGTGCACCAGACACTTCACTTGGTGTGCTAAGGTCGGTAGAAGTCTTTTGCGTGACAAACTGAATTTCGTAATTTCCAGGTCTATCAACCAGCCAAAATATTTCAGCCTCTTTCGTCGGCGAGCTGATCAGGGTTTTAATTACTTCTCCATTAGAATCAACCACACCTGCCCAATTTAGACTCTGAGTACTTTTAATTCCTCCTCGATAATAGCTTGGTTTGACAACTTGTAACTTGATGGTTTCACCACTCGCCACCTTGTAGTGCAGTCCTTTTTCTAGGTTTAAGGTATTCGCACTGACACCAGCCATAACAGCTCCCCAAAGTATTGCTGATAAGAAGAATCTCATTAAATTTATCCGTAATGATATTTATTATCATTTATGTTACTTTGAATTTCTCATCATAAGTATCGGATTTGGTTATGATCACCAACCAAACTGTTATGTAAAATCGGCAGGTTAAAATGGTAAATAAGCTCCCATCTTCATTTAATAAGAGTGCATTAATTCGTTGGGTAGAGCATAAAGATCGACATACATTAATGTCTGATTCACCTATGTCGAAGGAGGAGTTATTAGAGGGGGAACTTATTAATTACAAAGTTAATAACAGCTTTTCACTGCATGGTGGAACCTCCGATGAACTGACGGATTTTCAAGTGATCTCTACTGCGAAGAAAGCGCTGATATTCGTAATTTTATTGGAAGGGAAACTTGATTTTAGCTATGACGACATTAGGTTTGTATTTGATGCAGTGGATAAACCTGTTGGAGTGGTTGTTAACTTAAGTAAGCCTGCAACTTTTAGGCGAGTTATCCAAAAGGGGAATCATGTCACTAAACTCAATATTGTTCTGCCGGTTGAATGGGTAGAAGAACGAACTCAGACAGACTCCAATGTTGGGGTGTTTATTTCACAGCATTTAGCGCACTTCAAACTGAAATTAACCGAGCCAGTATTGAAGCTGACATCAGAGATTATTCTTAACAGTGATCCAAAAGAAATAACCGGAAAAATCAATTTAGAGTCGATGACTCAAAAGCTTATATCAGAAATTTTTTCGCAAATTAGTGATTGTGATGATTTGAAATACTCTGAATCAGAAGAACCGAATAGTGGCGATTCTCGATCCAGTAGTAACAAAAATGGGCATGCACTGGATTCTCTTGTGACTTACATTGAGGCAAATTTAGAACGTGAATTACCAGCGAAAGAATTAGCTAAATACGCAGCGATGAGTGAATCAAACTTGCAGCGAAAATTCAAAGCAGCATTAGGGTGTAGTGTTCGGAGTTATATACGTCGCAGAAGGCTAGATATTGCGCGTCAGCATTTAGAGCG
This Vibrio gallaecicus DNA region includes the following protein-coding sequences:
- a CDS encoding MFS transporter; this translates as MKNKTLPYLTGRFFDGISSGLFMLALPWLMLKEPNMGTFVALTALVCTSISFIVTPFFATIIDRQSRKLILISAQAVQASTAALIMLAYALDLGNMWLLALSQLIFWVSSNVAWHTNNAFTQENYDKNEYAKISSYQEIVMQGTTLGAGALGIVLLEMWGMFEFSLFAAIASSIASICYYFTPYRKQIRTTKRVAFIEQLKESKTIYSQNLTFYAFILLSCLAYPTLTFLGKLVPIWFAAQSVSGDWVAWYNMAFGLGSLLTGVFVAKILNIASHPRIMQFSMLALTVVLILMASFMQPIYIVVLTLGFGFFNALIRIARTNWMHHKVDISQRGRVDGGLGMFATSVQSLSYVLIAFLAHTNNIENGFTIIAAVIAIATISMTLLSNKLGLKPEGSGTTIQPVKAE
- a CDS encoding BMP family ABC transporter substrate-binding protein, encoding MKSDGILKLQKLVNRLCKSPPNRRLPTILISALVASPTALATTQAFKPLVLFPAELYKGSYSQLINNGISRFEEQTGVTVKRIRIERDNALYVEELNKAASEGYSPIIVQDSNTINSFGRIARQHPSTRFISLDISYHVPNILGLTFNHAEGSYVIGYLAGMKTESNKVGFIGGLDIPVINNFKCGFELGIKDSNPRVILSTQYINNGALSWSDTHTAHSMSVDMLNSGIDIIYPAAGYSSVGVMDAVKERTENGQPSYSFGVDYNYSDKYPHTSLASLEKKVDIAVFAALMQLKNEIWNGNRKHFGIKQGVINVIVNPNTPKLSPEDKKIVDKLIIELKGKNNAISQRIAQNCQS
- a CDS encoding helix-turn-helix domain-containing protein; this encodes MVNKLPSSFNKSALIRWVEHKDRHTLMSDSPMSKEELLEGELINYKVNNSFSLHGGTSDELTDFQVISTAKKALIFVILLEGKLDFSYDDIRFVFDAVDKPVGVVVNLSKPATFRRVIQKGNHVTKLNIVLPVEWVEERTQTDSNVGVFISQHLAHFKLKLTEPVLKLTSEIILNSDPKEITGKINLESMTQKLISEIFSQISDCDDLKYSESEEPNSGDSRSSSNKNGHALDSLVTYIEANLERELPAKELAKYAAMSESNLQRKFKAALGCSVRSYIRRRRLDIARQHLERGVASVTEAAYNAGYRHPSNFTIAFKKTFGYPPVASMNREV
- a CDS encoding GGDEF domain-containing protein, which gives rise to MKKLSSYVISVYLLLTMIPIVVFGGLDIAKDLYIEHEVKSKLYERVVSQQILDSKKALAQFDLLAAELVTTQISQLDYVVSVKLESMLYAMTMAEVINDQIESQHTEVITYPISDIHQQQVGTLTVVKDNNAFKNGIITTIVPRIAILVILLLSVSLVFNRIILGALKTPFSQLQKFAFQIANGDYYTPSKTDSKFLEITTIFKSLETMRIKLKDSITQLKLSEEKHSRTYNITQVSLFVIDIETGRVLRSNSKFTEIFYLIPRKSISAELKLFINGLINCPSTESFEYSLLINNEKRYYKINRSEVINGEIECSALEITDFILAKQEAEILLLTDSLTRISNRYCFNQYIQGCKKNSIDELTVMMLDLNGFKKINDTYGHAAGDQLLIEVAKKLSELLTNKTQKLFRLGGDEFVILLEGRFDILKTESLAKEIQEAVTTPICYLNNHFSSSTSIGVDHYQSLSGMSIERTLHNADVAMYEAKSNGAVLAYSKALSSTLDSPVHHCIEDQTPLIRRTKHTD
- a CDS encoding alpha/beta hydrolase-fold protein, translating into MRFFLSAILWGAVMAGVSANTLNLEKGLHYKVASGETIKLQVVKPSYYRGGIKSTQSLNWAGVVDSNGEVIKTLISSPTKEAEIFWLVDRPGNYEIQFVTQKTSTDLSTPSEVSGAPSTNVEVLLKTIPLKDTQYVSPEENSVSPKIQEMAHQIQQNLTDTETKFWQYVNTNGGAPLVEYTENNTAIVTFLYKGPVNNVRVLGSPYGGHAHLSQLGKSNIWFRSFEVPADTRLSYRIAPNVPQIIDKKGREQRRAVLATAQPDPLNQQATYGADDNLFGLASTVTLSKAPSDAITKPLRNPEGKLFNHIYQGENGGLPRKVTFYEPNETYQTAKDAPLLILFDGDAYLEKVPTPLILDNLIAQKKAPPMRAIFVNTPVPSLREKELTPNKAYAAFMANELMPWLCLRWEICPKAEDTILSGSSFGGLASMFISLQHPERFGKVLSQSGSFWWAPQSELALYKEHDNWVAQLARSQPQKDIDIYLTAGVFEIKPHPNSILETNRQLYQTLKSKGYSVHLQEAASGHDYFSWQVMLAEGLTSLFTKSKSNTNTN
- a CDS encoding TonB-dependent receptor domain-containing protein, encoding MKPYQLSLAVALSLSTVLPLSVFANTVDVMVVTASQNETSIKDAPASISVITNEEINKLPATDITTALESVAGVHISKSTGSESKIIIRGLHNQNSSNGNYTLFLVNGRRVSSSETVIRGAGYDLSSIPLSSVEQIEVVRGPMSSLYGSEAIGGVVNVILKKPENDTYVAGSLTYSTPENSSGNTLAPNASGELKIGNVFVTGSIIPDVLLYTMSLDISDKDAWFPSNAGANFSPQAQQDRKTLRASLTWLPTYEDEIYFDLLFADDDRKEYSYYSHLNSVFESDYDSEKLTSTLGYKRDWDWGESDLSYFYENSEVSENNFHPMVDEADMTQNNHTVDGRIVLTELDSQVISAGGQMSYTSIENERDYTSSRSVTQNAIYIQDEISVTEDLTATLSGRITHNNQFGNDFSPRAYLVYNGIDNFTFKGGYGEGFKAPTIFQSSEDFSLVSCGGRCTLIGNPDLEAQTSKTYELSSMYYAERGYIQATLFFNDVKNLIDRDLDPFFDGSSTIIQYENVDRVETKGVELEGELDLSENWSLVSNATYTDAKDTEDDSDISYTPEWLANLNVHWAASKDLSFFTGVNYTGEQKDSGGDNLDSYSIVSLGGSYNINSNFTVKAGITNLTDERLDKSEQDYEDTEIGRTYYIKFDFEI